A genome region from Neptunomonas japonica JAMM 1380 includes the following:
- a CDS encoding M15 family metallopeptidase, translating to MSYGLFGDDVLFFQRLLKTEGLYSKTLDGIWGRFTEKGANEFHLKSDAMKEQIGAFDHRTEKHICTLSLKAQLEARHFMNRLLNNNINAKIISGTRTYEEQNKLFRQGRYNNPGPIITKARGGRSNHNFGIAWDIGIFTATGGYSSNPKDYIKASEFAMSGLLEWGGNWRSFPDTPHYQMRTSFPISIVRNKFEIGETYIA from the coding sequence ATGAGCTACGGACTATTTGGAGATGATGTGCTCTTTTTCCAACGACTTTTAAAAACCGAAGGGCTATACAGTAAAACACTCGACGGGATTTGGGGAAGATTCACAGAGAAAGGCGCGAATGAATTTCACCTCAAATCAGACGCTATGAAAGAACAAATAGGCGCTTTTGATCACCGCACAGAAAAGCACATATGTACTCTATCTCTCAAAGCACAATTAGAAGCCAGGCACTTTATGAACCGGCTTCTTAACAATAACATCAACGCAAAGATAATCTCTGGCACACGCACCTATGAAGAGCAAAACAAGCTATTTCGACAAGGGCGATACAACAACCCTGGCCCTATCATAACAAAAGCACGTGGTGGCAGGAGTAACCATAATTTTGGTATTGCTTGGGATATCGGCATATTCACTGCAACTGGCGGCTATTCGAGTAACCCCAAGGACTACATAAAGGCTTCAGAGTTTGCTATGTCAGGGCTTCTTGAATGGGGAGGAAACTGGCGATCTTTTCCTGATACTCCTCATTACCAAATGCGCACTAGTTTTCCCATATCAATTGTGAGAAATAAGTTTGAAATTGGCGAAACCTATATTGCATAG